The following nucleotide sequence is from Rhodospirillales bacterium RIFCSPLOWO2_02_FULL_58_16.
GCGGCGTTGCCTTCCTGCGCGATGAGTTGGGAAATACGCTCGGCGGCGCTCTCGGAGACGCCAAGACCCCGTTTCCCGGAGGTGGTCGCGGTTTCGCTCATTTCAAATCCCTGCCTGTCTTAAATCTTGTCCACAAATGATGTACTCCAATATCGGGCTTTGTCAAATCACCCCCGTTGATTCTGCTTGCGCAGCCGCGCCGCGACGACTATCATTTCGTCAAGCAACGAAATGATATAATGGTGCAAATTGATCGAAACCTTCGAAATTGTCGCCAAGGCCGTTGCCGATCCCAGCCGGGTCCGCATTCTGAAACTGCTTGAGGGCGGGGAGTTGTGCGTCTGCCAAATCACGGCCGTTCTTCATCTTGCGCCGGCGACCGTGTCGAAGCATTTAGCCCTGCTGAAGATGGCGGGGCTTCTACAGCAAAGGCGTAACGGAAAATGGGTCTATTACCGGCCGGCCGAGGGCGAGATGAACCTTTATGTGCGCCCCTTCCTGACGCTGGTTCGTAAATCCCTGAATAATGATCCGACCGTTGTTGA
It contains:
- a CDS encoding transcriptional regulator, producing the protein MIETFEIVAKAVADPSRVRILKLLEGGELCVCQITAVLHLAPATVSKHLALLKMAGLLQQRRNGKWVYYRPAEGEMNLYVRPFLTLVRKSLNNDPTVVEDRRLLTHVNSITLQVLCDQGKTRRGKRI